A genomic segment from Peribacillus sp. ACCC06369 encodes:
- a CDS encoding amino acid ABC transporter permease, translating to MGKAFDPSLIVDFIPTLIYYLGVTLQILAASVLLGMVIGIAAAILRLFRIPVLNQFVILYISFIRGTPILIQLFLVFYGLPAILLFINIDISRMDALYFVIITYALSNGAHFAEIFRGAIKAVDYGQTEAAYSVGMNNSQSFFRIVLPQAIRIAFPNIANSIIGSLKDTSLAFTIGVMDMMGRGETLIAATAHALEVYLSLAVIYYAVVLLFEKIFRLYENRINRHQTVDVSVTG from the coding sequence ATGGGGAAAGCATTTGATCCTTCATTAATCGTCGATTTCATTCCGACGTTAATATATTATCTTGGAGTAACATTGCAAATTCTGGCAGCATCCGTTTTATTAGGAATGGTCATCGGGATAGCGGCAGCCATCCTGAGATTATTTCGTATCCCTGTTTTGAATCAATTTGTCATTTTGTATATTTCATTCATTCGGGGAACGCCTATTTTAATACAATTATTTCTAGTTTTTTATGGACTGCCTGCAATCCTTTTATTCATTAATATTGATATTTCAAGAATGGATGCTCTGTATTTTGTCATTATTACTTATGCATTAAGTAATGGGGCGCATTTCGCAGAAATATTCCGAGGAGCGATTAAGGCTGTCGATTATGGGCAAACGGAAGCAGCCTATTCTGTTGGTATGAATAATAGTCAAAGTTTTTTTCGGATTGTGCTTCCTCAGGCAATACGGATTGCTTTTCCGAATATCGCAAACTCTATTATCGGATCCTTGAAGGATACCTCACTTGCCTTTACCATCGGCGTAATGGATATGATGGGTAGGGGAGAGACATTAATTGCTGCAACTGCACATGCTCTCGAAGTCTATCTCTCATTAGCTGTTATCTATTATGCAGTCGTGCTATTGTTTGAGAAAATATTCAGACTTTATGAAAACCGCATTAATCGGCATCAAACTGTTGATGTGTCTGTTACTGGATAA
- a CDS encoding amidohydrolase produces MSRELEKRLISIRRHLHQYPELSNEEFETTKSIQKWLGEEGIEIRNTGLKTGVFADIKGGKPGPTVAIRADIDALPIEEETGLPFASKVKGVMHACGHDFHTAAVIGAAYLLKECQSELNGTVRLLFQPAEELGGGAVHVIKDGQIDDVAAVIGLHNKPNLPVGTIGIKDGPLMAAVDRFHIVLQGKGSHAAIPQNGKDPIAAAAQLITALQTIVSRNVSPLESAVVSVTRITGGNTWNVIPGDVILEGTIRTFESTIREEVKDKFYSIVNHIAAAFSQESEIGWFPGPPALLNHPAVTEMARRSALEQSLHVINPEPSMGGEDFAYYLQHIPGTFAFFGTNGNEDWHHPAFTVDEKSIIKAAHFLSESAKDLLYNHGKW; encoded by the coding sequence ATGAGTCGAGAGCTGGAAAAGCGCTTAATATCGATACGGCGCCATTTACATCAATATCCGGAGTTATCAAATGAAGAATTCGAAACGACAAAATCGATTCAAAAGTGGCTCGGGGAAGAGGGTATTGAGATCCGTAATACAGGATTGAAAACAGGTGTTTTTGCAGATATAAAGGGTGGTAAACCCGGACCTACCGTTGCCATAAGAGCGGATATCGATGCTCTTCCGATTGAGGAAGAAACTGGGCTTCCATTTGCTTCGAAAGTAAAAGGAGTAATGCATGCGTGCGGCCATGATTTCCATACCGCAGCCGTTATTGGCGCTGCTTACCTTTTAAAAGAATGTCAATCAGAGCTGAACGGGACAGTGCGATTGCTTTTTCAACCCGCAGAAGAATTAGGTGGCGGAGCGGTGCATGTTATAAAAGATGGTCAAATTGACGATGTAGCGGCTGTTATTGGGCTGCACAATAAACCCAATTTGCCTGTAGGCACCATTGGGATAAAAGATGGTCCGTTAATGGCGGCAGTGGACCGTTTTCATATTGTTCTTCAAGGAAAGGGGAGCCACGCGGCCATCCCTCAAAACGGAAAAGATCCAATAGCGGCAGCGGCCCAGCTTATTACCGCTCTTCAAACTATCGTCAGCCGGAATGTATCCCCATTAGAGAGTGCTGTGGTGAGTGTTACGAGAATAACAGGTGGAAACACTTGGAATGTAATTCCGGGTGACGTAATACTGGAAGGAACGATTCGAACCTTTGAATCAACAATCCGCGAAGAAGTAAAGGATAAGTTTTATTCGATTGTGAATCATATTGCAGCTGCTTTTTCACAGGAATCTGAGATTGGTTGGTTTCCTGGACCGCCCGCGCTTCTTAATCATCCGGCAGTCACAGAGATGGCACGCAGGTCTGCTTTGGAGCAATCATTACATGTAATCAATCCTGAACCTTCAATGGGTGGTGAAGATTTCGCTTATTACCTTCAACATATCCCCGGTACCTTTGCCTTTTTTGGTACAAACGGAAACGAAGATTGGCATCATCCAGCTTTTACTGTTGATGAAAAATCCATTATTAAAGCCGCTCATTTTTTATCTGAAAGTGCCAAGGATTTATTATATAACCATGGTAAGTGGTGA
- a CDS encoding amino acid ABC transporter permease, which translates to MTIDILFIWTAFKEIIKALPVTLILTMLPLLAGFIIGLAVALIRIYKVKFLCRVANGYVSFFRGTPIIMHIMLIYFGFPLLIDQISKKFDLGIQSNSIPIILFVLTALSLSAGAYLSEIFRSGIISVSNGQMEAAYSVGMNSFQAMTRIVLPQAIAQSIPNFTNIFIGFLHTSSIAFIVSQKEMTGAANIVASTNLKFLESFIAAGLIYWGLTIIAEGLSFLIEKKATAYNRGGVQ; encoded by the coding sequence TTGACGATTGATATTCTATTTATTTGGACTGCTTTTAAGGAGATTATTAAAGCACTTCCGGTCACACTTATCTTAACGATGCTTCCTCTTCTTGCAGGTTTTATTATCGGTCTCGCTGTTGCCTTAATTAGGATATATAAAGTGAAATTTCTATGTAGAGTTGCAAATGGTTATGTTTCCTTCTTTAGAGGAACACCGATTATCATGCACATAATGCTTATTTATTTCGGTTTTCCATTATTAATCGATCAAATTTCTAAGAAATTTGATTTGGGTATACAATCTAATTCCATTCCAATTATTTTATTTGTCTTAACCGCCTTATCGTTGAGTGCGGGTGCTTATTTATCAGAAATATTCAGATCGGGAATTATCAGTGTCTCCAATGGCCAAATGGAGGCAGCCTATTCCGTGGGTATGAATTCGTTTCAAGCCATGACACGAATTGTTTTGCCACAGGCCATTGCTCAGTCCATCCCGAATTTCACGAATATTTTCATTGGATTTCTGCATACGTCATCCATTGCTTTCATTGTATCGCAAAAAGAAATGACAGGAGCAGCTAATATTGTTGCATCCACCAATTTGAAATTTTTGGAGTCTTTTATCGCTGCTGGTTTAATTTATTGGGGTCTCACAATCATTGCAGAAGGTCTTTCGTTTTTAATTGAGAAAAAGGCCACTGCCTATAATCGAGGAGGAGTACAATGA
- a CDS encoding LLM class flavin-dependent oxidoreductase has protein sequence MSFKLGILDQSPIFPGNSAVDALKQTINLAQKAEEWGYSRFWVSEHHHMEQVAGSSPEVLISYLLSKTTSIRVGSGGVMLQHYSPYKVAENFHVLSTLAPGRVDLGIGKAPGGFPLSTKALQFGTVNDGKDFGERASLLQKIIENSIDDDHLLSGIQATPIPPEKPETFLLGASSDSAQLAANLGMDFVFARFINSDDTMLYEASSAYRSKYPEGRFIVSVAVVAAPTQQKAEELASEHKLFKVHLQSGRTLTVQSREQAESFEKQAGEAYEIEEQTASVIAGSPGYVNGILKELQKVFQVDEFMLHTPLRREAERIQSFQLLSPLLLGEETII, from the coding sequence ATGAGTTTTAAGCTTGGAATATTAGATCAAAGCCCCATTTTTCCTGGGAATTCGGCAGTTGATGCACTTAAGCAAACCATAAACCTAGCTCAAAAAGCTGAAGAATGGGGATATAGCCGTTTTTGGGTATCGGAACATCATCATATGGAACAAGTTGCTGGATCTTCACCGGAAGTATTAATTTCTTATTTATTATCGAAAACCACATCCATTCGAGTAGGTTCGGGAGGTGTCATGCTTCAGCACTACAGTCCATATAAAGTCGCTGAAAATTTTCATGTTTTATCCACTCTTGCCCCGGGCAGGGTAGATCTTGGCATTGGTAAAGCACCAGGTGGATTTCCTTTATCAACAAAGGCGTTACAATTTGGAACTGTGAATGATGGAAAAGATTTTGGGGAACGTGCATCCTTATTGCAAAAGATAATTGAAAATTCAATCGATGATGATCACTTGCTCTCTGGTATTCAAGCAACACCGATACCTCCTGAAAAGCCAGAAACCTTTCTGCTAGGTGCAAGTTCAGACAGCGCTCAACTAGCCGCTAACCTCGGAATGGATTTTGTATTCGCCAGATTTATTAATAGTGATGATACCATGCTGTATGAAGCGTCTTCTGCTTACCGAAGCAAGTACCCAGAAGGTCGCTTTATCGTATCAGTAGCGGTTGTGGCAGCTCCTACCCAACAAAAAGCAGAGGAGCTGGCAAGCGAACACAAACTATTTAAAGTTCATCTACAAAGTGGACGGACGCTGACAGTTCAATCACGTGAGCAGGCTGAGTCATTTGAGAAGCAGGCTGGTGAAGCTTACGAAATAGAAGAGCAGACCGCCAGTGTTATTGCTGGGAGTCCAGGATATGTTAACGGGATTTTAAAGGAACTTCAGAAAGTTTTTCAAGTGGATGAATTTATGTTGCATACACCGCTTCGAAGAGAAGCAGAACGGATCCAATCCTTTCAGTTGTTGAGTCCGCTTCTCTTAGGGGAAGAGACTATCATATAG
- a CDS encoding glutaredoxin, with amino-acid sequence MEEALSVVVWSKQGCHYCEEVKQYLKEKEIAYQTVDVTNHDERRDILEIKYGVRYVPIIEIGRGNVYESVTEIGIPYLEKVLERLQ; translated from the coding sequence ATGGAAGAAGCGTTATCTGTCGTCGTTTGGTCAAAACAAGGATGTCACTATTGCGAAGAAGTTAAACAATACTTAAAAGAAAAGGAGATCGCTTATCAAACGGTGGATGTTACCAATCATGATGAACGGCGAGATATTTTAGAAATCAAATATGGTGTTCGGTATGTGCCTATTATTGAAATTGGGCGAGGTAACGTATATGAGAGTGTTACGGAAATTGGCATACCTTATCTTGAAAAAGTACTCGAACGATTACAATAA
- a CDS encoding LLM class flavin-dependent oxidoreductase, producing MSEQRKLKFGALIHGVGGSISGWRHPDIQTDASVSLEFYKEQAQKAEEGKFDLLFIADGLFINEKSIPHFLNRFEPLTILSALAAFTSRIGLVGTVSTSYSEPFTVARQFASLDHISHGRGGWNLVTTPLESTALNYNKTIEEHPDHAKRYRIASEYIQVTKGLWDSWEDDAFTRDKESGEFFDPSKIHQLNHIGEFFSVQGPLNIARSKQGRPVIFQAGSSEAGKNLAAKEADAIFTGQPTLEDAKNFYQDVKNRAIAVGRNPDEIVILPGIAPIIGATEEEAEHKYQELANLVSIDKALDYLGRYFDHHDFSQYELDAPFPDLGDIGKNSFRSTTDRIKEEAKEKQLTLRQVALKETTPRTSFIGTPEKVADLIQRWFEEKGADGFIFTSSVPNALSDFVSYVIPILQKRGIYRTEYEAETLRGNLGLPFPENRYAKEKINQ from the coding sequence ATGTCTGAGCAGAGAAAGTTGAAATTTGGAGCGCTTATTCATGGAGTTGGAGGGAGTATATCTGGTTGGAGGCATCCTGACATTCAAACCGATGCCAGTGTTAGTCTTGAATTTTATAAGGAGCAGGCCCAGAAGGCAGAAGAGGGAAAGTTCGATTTACTTTTCATTGCTGACGGTTTATTCATCAATGAGAAATCCATTCCGCATTTTTTAAATCGATTTGAGCCACTTACCATTTTATCCGCACTTGCTGCTTTCACATCACGAATAGGGCTTGTCGGAACTGTTTCCACCTCATACAGTGAACCATTTACCGTAGCTCGGCAATTTGCTTCACTTGATCACATTAGTCATGGTCGTGGCGGATGGAACCTTGTTACTACACCTCTTGAGAGTACCGCCTTGAACTATAACAAAACGATCGAAGAACACCCTGATCATGCCAAACGCTATCGGATAGCATCAGAATATATACAAGTTACCAAAGGGCTTTGGGATTCATGGGAGGATGACGCGTTTACTCGGGATAAAGAGTCCGGTGAGTTTTTTGATCCTTCTAAAATACATCAATTAAATCATATAGGAGAATTTTTCTCCGTGCAAGGACCACTCAACATTGCTAGATCTAAACAGGGGCGGCCTGTCATTTTTCAAGCAGGTTCATCAGAAGCTGGCAAAAATCTGGCGGCTAAAGAAGCGGATGCAATCTTTACAGGTCAACCAACATTAGAAGATGCAAAGAATTTTTATCAAGATGTAAAAAACAGGGCTATTGCAGTCGGGAGAAATCCTGATGAAATTGTTATTCTGCCAGGTATAGCGCCAATCATTGGTGCTACTGAGGAAGAGGCAGAGCACAAATATCAAGAACTCGCTAACCTAGTATCTATAGATAAGGCGCTTGACTATTTGGGACGATACTTCGATCATCATGATTTTTCTCAATATGAACTGGATGCGCCTTTCCCAGACCTCGGAGACATCGGAAAAAACAGTTTCCGAAGTACGACTGATCGCATTAAAGAGGAAGCCAAGGAGAAACAGTTAACGCTCCGTCAGGTAGCACTTAAGGAGACTACACCTCGGACTTCTTTTATTGGAACTCCAGAGAAAGTAGCGGATTTGATTCAGCGATGGTTCGAAGAGAAGGGTGCGGACGGGTTTATCTTTACTTCAAGTGTTCCAAATGCTTTAAGTGATTTTGTATCTTATGTGATTCCTATACTTCAGAAAAGGGGAATATATCGTACTGAATATGAAGCAGAAACATTAAGAGGCAACTTGGGGCTTCCATTCCCGGAAAATCGTTATGCGAAAGAAAAGATTAATCAATAA
- a CDS encoding amino acid ABC transporter substrate-binding protein encodes MKKTLFIVMALLLTFLGACSSKETASTAKSSSGDSKNNKVQKIIVGTGTQFPNICFLDKNGKLTGYDVELVRQIDEKLPEYEFEFKTMEFSNLLLSLETNKIDFVAHQMEVNDERKEKFLFNKEPYNVFPLQVTVHQDNNDIHSIKDLKGKKAIVSATSNSAVFLEKYNKENNAGIEIVYSGQGVDDTKNQIKTGRADATITTPFAVDFLNKQADAQQKVVGEPLLNSKVYFLLRKDETPLQKRIDEALVELKKDGVVSELSKKWLGADYSVGF; translated from the coding sequence ATGAAAAAAACATTATTTATTGTTATGGCACTGCTACTTACTTTTTTGGGAGCTTGCTCTTCGAAAGAAACAGCAAGTACTGCTAAATCAAGTTCTGGAGATTCAAAAAATAACAAAGTTCAGAAAATCATTGTCGGAACAGGGACGCAATTCCCGAATATTTGCTTTTTGGATAAGAATGGTAAGCTGACAGGTTATGATGTCGAGTTGGTTCGTCAAATCGATGAAAAGCTGCCAGAATATGAATTTGAATTTAAAACGATGGAATTTTCTAATCTATTATTAAGTTTAGAAACGAACAAAATAGATTTTGTTGCTCACCAAATGGAGGTGAATGATGAACGAAAAGAAAAATTTCTATTTAATAAAGAACCATATAATGTCTTTCCCCTTCAAGTTACAGTTCATCAGGACAACAATGATATTCACTCCATTAAAGATCTAAAAGGAAAAAAAGCGATCGTGAGTGCAACGAGCAATTCTGCTGTTTTTCTTGAAAAGTATAATAAAGAAAACAATGCCGGGATTGAAATTGTCTATTCTGGCCAAGGCGTAGATGATACGAAGAATCAAATCAAAACTGGTCGGGCGGATGCTACCATTACTACACCATTTGCAGTCGACTTCTTAAATAAACAAGCAGATGCACAGCAAAAGGTTGTGGGTGAGCCACTTCTTAATTCAAAAGTATACTTTTTGCTAAGAAAAGACGAAACGCCTTTACAGAAGAGAATTGATGAAGCACTTGTGGAGCTGAAAAAAGATGGGGTAGTTAGCGAACTAAGTAAAAAGTGGCTGGGCGCAGACTATTCAGTAGGATTTTAA
- a CDS encoding LysR family transcriptional regulator gives MNIDHIEAFMYVVHFNSFHKAAEALFLSQPTVSARIKTLESELDSELFERQGRGIILTEKGKAFIPFAEQIIRTFQQGKKQLKTGSDLEEITIGANIITSQYFIPFALPLWKKENPNLRFKFISATNDALIDKLLQKKVDIAFMKDVTHSGLQNHKTLDNSIRLVVYPGHPFQVETELTVQVLAMEPLVFFECGAFDWNHVNKIFEVSNVEPRIEFQVDHLEVAKSLILSRSCIGFLPYLCIKKELEQGTLVEVDVSHLIKIKQHIYLTHLNHGMEAPLLWNDILLSIRKFEQDHHQSQTQSN, from the coding sequence ATGAATATTGATCATATTGAAGCTTTTATGTATGTTGTTCATTTTAATAGTTTTCATAAAGCAGCAGAGGCACTGTTTTTATCACAGCCGACGGTTTCGGCAAGAATTAAGACGCTTGAGAGTGAACTCGATTCAGAACTATTTGAGAGGCAAGGGAGAGGGATTATTTTAACGGAAAAAGGGAAAGCGTTCATTCCATTTGCGGAACAAATTATTCGTACCTTTCAACAGGGGAAAAAACAGTTGAAAACAGGAAGCGATCTGGAGGAAATAACGATAGGGGCTAATATCATTACATCGCAATACTTTATTCCATTTGCTCTTCCTCTATGGAAAAAGGAAAACCCTAATTTACGCTTTAAATTTATTTCAGCAACAAATGATGCATTAATTGATAAGTTGCTTCAGAAAAAGGTTGATATAGCATTTATGAAGGATGTTACACATAGTGGTCTGCAAAATCACAAGACCCTTGATAATTCGATACGTTTAGTAGTGTATCCAGGACATCCATTTCAAGTTGAAACAGAGCTAACGGTGCAAGTATTAGCAATGGAGCCGTTGGTATTTTTTGAGTGTGGTGCGTTTGACTGGAACCACGTTAATAAAATTTTTGAAGTGTCAAATGTAGAGCCGCGTATTGAATTTCAGGTTGATCACTTGGAAGTGGCGAAATCGCTAATTCTTAGCAGAAGCTGTATCGGATTTTTACCGTATTTATGTATTAAAAAAGAGTTAGAACAGGGAACTTTGGTTGAAGTTGATGTGTCACATTTAATCAAGATAAAGCAGCACATCTATCTGACTCATTTAAATCACGGGATGGAAGCACCCTTACTATGGAATGACATTCTTTTATCAATACGGAAATTTGAACAAGACCATCATCAATCACAGACACAATCTAATTGA
- a CDS encoding amino acid ABC transporter ATP-binding protein, whose amino-acid sequence MIYLKDIKKSFNQQPVLKGINLKIAKGEVVTILGPSGSGKTTLLRCLNFLEKPDEGMVQVGDIQVKSKKATKREILSLRRQSAMVFQHYNLFAHKTVLENVMEGLIVTRKYKKAQAKRESELLLEKVGLGDKHNYFPSQLSGGQQQRVGIARALALNPEVILFDEPTSALDPELVGEVLSVIKAIAQEGITMVIVTHEMSFAKEVSDRVLFMDGGVIVEEGSPLEIFNAPKKDRTRQFLNRISRDFSLSFLEEKVN is encoded by the coding sequence ATGATTTATTTAAAAGATATAAAAAAATCATTTAACCAGCAGCCCGTTTTAAAAGGTATTAATTTGAAAATAGCCAAGGGAGAAGTAGTTACCATTCTTGGGCCAAGTGGTTCTGGGAAAACAACCTTGCTTAGATGCTTGAATTTTCTGGAGAAACCAGATGAGGGAATGGTTCAAGTAGGAGATATACAGGTGAAGTCTAAGAAGGCGACAAAAAGGGAAATCTTGTCCCTTAGAAGACAATCGGCGATGGTTTTTCAGCATTATAACCTATTTGCTCATAAAACTGTTTTGGAAAATGTAATGGAAGGCTTAATTGTTACAAGAAAATATAAGAAAGCTCAAGCGAAACGGGAAAGTGAGCTGTTGTTGGAAAAAGTAGGTTTGGGAGATAAGCATAATTATTTTCCTTCGCAATTGTCAGGAGGTCAACAGCAACGTGTTGGAATTGCTAGGGCACTTGCTTTAAATCCGGAAGTCATTCTTTTTGACGAGCCAACGTCGGCACTTGACCCTGAATTGGTTGGGGAGGTGCTTTCTGTCATAAAAGCAATTGCACAGGAAGGCATCACGATGGTAATTGTAACCCATGAAATGAGTTTTGCTAAAGAGGTGTCGGATCGTGTTCTATTCATGGATGGCGGGGTCATTGTAGAAGAAGGGTCACCATTGGAGATTTTCAATGCTCCAAAGAAAGATCGAACACGACAATTTTTAAACCGGATATCAAGAGATTTTTCCTTATCGTTTTTAGAAGAAAAGGTCAATTAA
- a CDS encoding GNAT family N-acetyltransferase, with the protein MINTIVVDELIEEDKETVRRLLVESYQQYEHEYSNPEAWEGYLNNIESSVDNPHVDKVLVAKCNQDILGTLQLFQSSEKAYEKPELGIFSPIIRLLAVHPESRGRGIAQELLKASVNYAKSQGASSLYLHSTDKMHKAIKLYEWFGFKRDRTKEFQNHDILVKCYRLDL; encoded by the coding sequence ATGATTAATACAATCGTAGTCGATGAATTGATTGAAGAAGATAAAGAGACGGTGCGCCGCTTATTGGTAGAAAGTTATCAACAATATGAACATGAATATTCGAACCCGGAAGCTTGGGAAGGATATTTAAATAATATTGAATCCTCGGTGGATAATCCACATGTTGATAAGGTGTTGGTTGCAAAGTGCAATCAGGATATCCTTGGTACATTACAGCTTTTTCAGTCATCTGAAAAAGCATATGAAAAGCCGGAACTTGGGATTTTTTCACCAATCATTCGGTTGTTGGCTGTTCATCCCGAATCAAGGGGACGCGGTATCGCACAGGAATTATTAAAAGCTAGTGTAAATTATGCAAAATCGCAAGGTGCGTCCAGTTTGTATCTACATTCTACTGATAAGATGCATAAAGCCATTAAACTATATGAATGGTTTGGCTTTAAGCGGGATCGAACGAAAGAATTTCAAAATCATGATATTTTGGTAAAATGCTATCGCTTAGATTTATAG
- a CDS encoding GNAT family N-acetyltransferase, whose amino-acid sequence MTQIIRLATVKDAPEVLNVTLRAYEPIRELNINFLAATADLQLVTNNIRRNLTYVLEQEGQIVSTVTVRHPWNDPDHFSPYPFIWWFAVDPLYKQKGIGSTLLTWVEENVLRKQVKAPAVYLATADRHPWLVSIYERRGYEIFAERDHDGEKIVYLRKILDETLYRIIENKEPIVSN is encoded by the coding sequence ATGACACAGATAATCCGTCTTGCTACTGTAAAGGATGCTCCAGAAGTGCTAAACGTCACACTTCGGGCTTATGAACCAATTAGAGAATTGAATATTAACTTTCTGGCTGCGACAGCTGATTTGCAGCTAGTGACGAATAATATTAGGCGGAATCTCACTTATGTTTTAGAACAGGAGGGTCAAATTGTTTCAACTGTGACAGTTCGTCATCCATGGAATGATCCTGATCATTTTAGTCCGTACCCATTCATTTGGTGGTTTGCAGTTGACCCCCTATACAAACAAAAAGGTATAGGCTCAACTTTGTTAACCTGGGTGGAAGAAAATGTACTTCGGAAACAGGTGAAAGCGCCGGCCGTCTATTTGGCGACAGCTGATCGTCATCCTTGGCTTGTTTCCATTTATGAAAGAAGAGGCTATGAGATTTTTGCTGAACGAGATCACGATGGAGAAAAAATTGTGTATCTTCGTAAAATTCTAGATGAAACGCTGTATCGCATTATTGAAAATAAAGAACCAATTGTTAGTAATTAA
- a CDS encoding LLM class flavin-dependent oxidoreductase translates to MSYKLGILDQSPIFPGTSAFDALQQTIKLARHAEEWGYTRFWLSEHHHAEKLAGSSPEVLVSYLLAQTKSIRVGSGGVMLQHYSPYKVAENFHVLSNLSPGRVDLGIGKAPGGLPLSTKALQFGTVNDGKDFEERLSFLQKIIENSINDNHPLSGIQATPLPSKKPKMFLLGASADSARLAANLGIAYVFARFINSNETVFEDAVRIYRSIYPTGSFKVSVSVIAAPSQQEAEQLAGDQRIVKVHLQSGRSVTVQTLVQAELFGKQSGESYEIEEQDSNIIAGTPSYVKEVLTNLHEKYGVDEFILHTPVVKEAERFRSFQLLSPLQLALPGEKNFVSQN, encoded by the coding sequence ATGAGTTATAAGCTTGGCATTTTAGACCAGAGCCCGATATTTCCAGGAACTTCAGCCTTTGATGCACTACAGCAAACCATTAAGCTGGCGAGACATGCAGAAGAGTGGGGATATACCCGTTTCTGGCTATCAGAACATCATCATGCCGAAAAGCTAGCGGGATCTTCCCCGGAAGTATTGGTATCATATTTATTAGCCCAAACAAAATCTATTCGGGTAGGGTCCGGAGGTGTTATGCTTCAGCATTATAGTCCATATAAAGTGGCGGAAAATTTTCACGTGTTATCAAATCTTTCGCCTGGCAGAGTTGACCTTGGCATTGGAAAGGCACCGGGTGGTCTCCCCTTATCAACGAAGGCGCTACAATTTGGTACTGTTAATGATGGAAAAGATTTCGAAGAGCGGTTATCTTTTTTACAAAAAATAATTGAAAATTCGATTAATGATAATCACCCGCTTTCAGGTATTCAAGCGACGCCACTCCCTTCAAAAAAGCCAAAAATGTTTCTGCTTGGTGCAAGTGCTGACAGTGCCAGGCTAGCAGCCAATCTGGGTATAGCTTATGTATTTGCTCGATTTATCAACAGTAATGAGACTGTATTCGAAGATGCTGTACGCATTTACCGAAGTATCTATCCAACTGGGAGCTTTAAGGTATCAGTTTCAGTGATTGCTGCTCCTTCACAACAAGAAGCAGAACAGCTAGCAGGTGACCAAAGGATAGTGAAAGTTCATCTCCAAAGCGGTCGTTCTGTTACGGTCCAAACCTTAGTGCAAGCAGAATTATTTGGGAAGCAGTCTGGGGAGTCTTACGAAATAGAAGAACAAGATTCCAATATTATTGCTGGAACTCCCTCTTACGTAAAGGAAGTCCTAACAAATTTACATGAAAAATATGGGGTAGATGAGTTTATCCTACATACACCGGTAGTAAAAGAAGCAGAAAGATTCCGATCTTTTCAATTGTTGAGTCCGCTTCAATTAGCCTTACCTGGCGAAAAGAACTTTGTGAGCCAAAATTAA